The genomic region TGGACAGTGGCCGGTACGGCGGTGGTCGCGCTGCTGCTGACCGCTGCCTGCGGACCGGGCGCCGGAGGCGAGGCCGGCGTCGACCCCGCGGCCGTGAGCGACACGCCGCCCCAGCCGCAGTTGCTGCTGACGTTCGACGACCAGCAGCCGGGGCCGGCGGCCGGACGGGAACTGCACGGCGACGGCGCGGCCGCGGCCACGATCGACCTGCTCAGCGTGAACAAGCCGACGACGACGTTCGAGCGCGGCCGCGACGGGGGGATCGCGCTGCGGCTGCCGGCGTACTCGGGCACCCAGAAGGGATCGTTCGCGGCGCTGCGGGTCGAGCCGGAGGAGTGGCTGTCGCCGGGCGCGTCGGAGTTCACCTTCGGCGCCGACATCCGGCTCGACGGGCACTCCGGCGGCAGCACGGTGGACGACGGAGACAACGTGCTGCAGCGCGGCCTGTTCGCCGACTCGGCGCAGTTCAAGATCCAGGTCGACAAGCACCGCGCGTCCTGCGTGGTGCGTGGTACCGACGGCGCGGTGACGGCGAAGTCCAAGCTCGCCCTCGACCCGGCCCGGTGGTACCGGCTGGCCTGCCGGCGGCTGGACAACACCGTCACGCTGACGGTCGCCGACCTCGCCGCCGGCACGGCGCCCGCCGAGGTCACCAAGACCGGGCCGATCGGGTCGCTCGACATGATCGGCTCCGAGCCGCTGGCGATCGGCGCCAAGATCGGCGAGGACGGTGAGATCATCCGCTCCTCGACCGACCAGTTCAACGGCCGGATCGACAACGTCAGCTACCTGCGGTCCGACCGGCCGGCCGGCTGAAAGACCCGCTCGATCAGCCGGTCCGTGGCCCGGCCGTCGTCCAGGTGGTTGTAGCGCTGCCGGAACGCGTCGTACGCCGGCGCGTACCGGCGGCGCAGCCCGTCCTCGTCGGCCAGCGCGGCGATGAGCTCCTCCGCGGTGGTCACCAGCGGACCGGGCGCCTCCGCCTCCAGGTCGAAGTAGAAGCCGCGCAGCTGGTCGCGGTAGTCGGCCAGGTCGTAGGTGTAGAAGACCATCGGCCGCCCGGTGACGGCGAAGTCGAACATCGTCGAGGAGTAGTCGGTGATCATCAGATCCGCAGCCAGGTACAGCGCCTGGATGTCCGGGTGGTCGCTGACGTCGAGCACCCGCGGGTGCCGCGGCACCGGCGAGGACGCCGCGACCAGGTGGTGGAACCGGAACAGCAGCACGGTCTCGTCCGGCAGCCGGCCGAGCACCTGCTCCGCCTCGGCGGCCAGCGGGTTCGGCTTGGCGGAGCCGGTCAGCGCGTCGTCGCGCCAGGTCGGCGTGTAGAGCACGGCCCGCGCCGACGGGGCCAGGCCGAGCTCCGCCCGCACCTTCGCGCGCAGCTCGTCCGCGCCCGGTCCGGACAGCACGTCGTTGCGGGGATAGCCGAGCTCCAGCACCGAGCCCGAGTAGCGGAACGCCTGCTGGAGCTTGCCGGTGGAGAAGTGGTTCGGCGAGACCAGGTGGTCCCACCGACGAACGTCCTTGGCCAGCCGGCGCGAGTAGACGTCCGCCCCGGCGTACTTGGCGTCGGGCACGTCGAAGCCGATCCGCTTGAGCGGCGTACCGTGCCACAGCTGCACGTACGTCGTCCGGCGGGTCTTCAGCGGGTACCGCGGCATCATGTCGTTGGACAGGAAGTACCGCGCGGAGGCGATCCGCAGGAAGTAGGCCGGGGTGTTGCGGACCACCCGCTCGACGTCGTCGGGCAGCTGCACGTCCGGGCCGGACACGACCCAGATCCGGCGCAGGTCCGGCCGCAGCTCGCCGAGCCGTTCGGACACCGCACGCGGGCTGTCGGAGTACTTGCCCCGCCAGCTTTCGAAGACCACCGTGTCGCGGCTCATCGGGCATTTCCTCCTGCTTGTTCGCGGACCTCGTCCGCTGCTTCGTCGGGTGGTTCGCCGGGCGGCGACCGCCTGGCCAGCAAGGGAAAGCCGTGCCGGCGGCGGATCAGCATCCACAGCGGGGGAGCGACCAGGGCCGTGGCGACCAGGGCCACCCCGGTCTCCAGGTTCGGTACACCGAGCAGCTTGAGCGCCGAGGCCAGCAGCACGAACGCCAGCGCCCGGCGGATCAGCCCGCCGGGGGCACGCGACGAGATCCGCGCGCCGATCCAGACGCCCGGGACGCAGCCGACCAGCATGGCCGCGGTCAGGTCGAACTGGAAGTCGCCGAACAGCAGGTGCCCGAGCGCGGCCGACGCCACCAGCGGTACGGCCTGGAGCAGGTCGGTGCCGACCAGCTCGCTCGCCTTCAGCCCGGGGTACAACGCCATCAGCGCGATGATGACCAGCGAGCCGGAGCCCACCGAGGTCATGCCGACGACGATTCCGCCGATCACGCCGACCAGCACGGTCGGCAGCGGGCGGGCGGTGACCCGCGGCCGGCCCTGGGGCAGGGGCGGCAGCAGACCGTCGCGTTTGCGGGCGCGCTCGACCAGCCGGAGGTAGGCGCGCACGGTGAGTCCGGTCGCGGCGACCAGCAGCGCGACGCCGAGCGCACGCTGGATGAACTGCTGCACGTTCTCGCCGTCGCCGAGCGACCGGGCGATCAGCACGCCGGCGAACGCCGCGGGGATCGAGCCGACGCACAACCAGCCGACCAGCTTGAGGTGGACAGTGCCGCGACGCAGGTGAACGGCCGCGCCGACCGGCTTCATCACCGCACTGGCGACCAGGTCGCTGGAGACCGCGGTCAACGGCGGTACGCCGAAGAACAGCACCAGCACGGGCGTCATCAGCGCACCGCCGCCCATCCCCGTCAGCCCGACCACCACTCCCACCCCGAAGGCGGCGGCAGCGAGCGCGAAGTCCATGTCAGCCGCCGGTCACGGGATCGGCCGATGCGGGAGTCCGGGCGCCGATGGTGGGATCGGCCGATGCGGGAGTCCGGGCGCCGGTGGTGGGATCGGCCGGTGGTGGTGCGGGGATCCAGCCGCCGGTGACGAGGTACTCGGTGATCGCGGCCAGGGACTCGGCCGGGGAGACGCCGGCGGTGTCGACCCGCAGCTCGGCGTCCAGCGGTTCGTCGTACGGGTCGCTGATGCCGGTGAACTGGGTGACCACGCCCGCCCGCGCCTTGCGGTACAGGCCCTTGGTGTCGCGCCGCTCGCACTCGGCCAGCGGGGTCGCCACGTGCACGAGCACCAGATCCCCGACCGCCTCGACCATCGCCCGGACAGCGGCCCGGCTCTCGGCGTACGGCGCGATCGGTGCGCAGACGGCGACCCCGCCGTGCCGCGCCACCTCGGCCGCGACGAAGCCGATCCGGCGGACGTTGAGATCGCGGCCGGCCCGGTCGAACCCGAGCCCCGACGACAGCATCCGCCGGACGACATCCCCGTCGAGCAGCGTCACGCTCCGCCCGGCACCGGCCAGCTGCTCCGCGAGCCCCTTCGCAAGCGTCGACTTGCCCGACCCGGACAACCCGGTGAAGAACACCACCAGCCCTCGCTCCCGCCGCGGCGGCCGCCACCGAGTCAACACCGGCAGCACCCCGGCCAGCACCGGGTCCTCAACCACCGCAGCCGCATCAGTTGCCCCCCGCACCTTCTCCAACACCTCCACCCACCGCGCATCCCCGTCCCCCACCCCCACCCCTACCCCCAGCTGAGGGGAGAACCCGCCAACTTGTGGGTCCACCCGCTGGTATTCCGGGGGATAACCCACAAGTTGGCCGGTTGGGCGGGAGGAGGCGGGGCGGAGGGGGAGGAGGTGGGTGGCATCGAGGGTGGTGGCGACGGCGGTGGTGAGGGCCTCGTCCGAGGTGTTCCCGCGCCAGCTGATCGGCAGGGCGACGCGAGTGAAGTTGCCGGGGGCTGCGCGATCGAGGCATTCCTGCAGCGTCGTCGCCGGTACGCCGTCAGGGGTCGCGGCGGCGTTCGGCAGGACCAGCACGACGTCGTCGATGCCGAGCGCGACGATCTCCCGCAGGTCGGCCGAACTGAGCGGCCGCCGCGGGACGACAACCACCCGGGCCGCGCGCTGTGGTGCGACAGGGCCGGCGTCGGCTCGGCCGAGGATGAGCAGGCGCCCCTCGATCCATCCTGGTCCTTCGGCCGTCGGCTCGGCGACGGTCAGGTCCACGAGCGTCGCGACCGGGGTGGACTCGGCGTCGGCGATCGTCAGCGCGCCGGCGGTCACGGCGCGGCCGATCTCGTCCGCG from Kribbella flavida DSM 17836 harbors:
- a CDS encoding CDP-glycerol glycerophosphotransferase family protein: MSRDTVVFESWRGKYSDSPRAVSERLGELRPDLRRIWVVSGPDVQLPDDVERVVRNTPAYFLRIASARYFLSNDMMPRYPLKTRRTTYVQLWHGTPLKRIGFDVPDAKYAGADVYSRRLAKDVRRWDHLVSPNHFSTGKLQQAFRYSGSVLELGYPRNDVLSGPGADELRAKVRAELGLAPSARAVLYTPTWRDDALTGSAKPNPLAAEAEQVLGRLPDETVLLFRFHHLVAASSPVPRHPRVLDVSDHPDIQALYLAADLMITDYSSTMFDFAVTGRPMVFYTYDLADYRDQLRGFYFDLEAEAPGPLVTTAEELIAALADEDGLRRRYAPAYDAFRQRYNHLDDGRATDRLIERVFQPAGRSDRR
- the cysC gene encoding adenylyl-sulfate kinase produces the protein MVADLRLVGCGVRVPFAVLGDDVAGEPPVAGRVRIPASADEIGRAVTAGALTIADAESTPVATLVDLTVAEPTAEGPGWIEGRLLILGRADAGPVAPQRAARVVVVPRRPLSSADLREIVALGIDDVVLVLPNAAATPDGVPATTLQECLDRAAPGNFTRVALPISWRGNTSDEALTTAVATTLDATHLLPLRPASSRPTGQLVGYPPEYQRVDPQVGGFSPQLGVGVGVGDGDARWVEVLEKVRGATDAAAVVEDPVLAGVLPVLTRWRPPRRERGLVVFFTGLSGSGKSTLAKGLAEQLAGAGRSVTLLDGDVVRRMLSSGLGFDRAGRDLNVRRIGFVAAEVARHGGVAVCAPIAPYAESRAAVRAMVEAVGDLVLVHVATPLAECERRDTKGLYRKARAGVVTQFTGISDPYDEPLDAELRVDTAGVSPAESLAAITEYLVTGGWIPAPPPADPTTGARTPASADPTIGARTPASADPVTGG
- a CDS encoding sulfite exporter TauE/SafE family protein — protein: MDFALAAAAFGVGVVVGLTGMGGGALMTPVLVLFFGVPPLTAVSSDLVASAVMKPVGAAVHLRRGTVHLKLVGWLCVGSIPAAFAGVLIARSLGDGENVQQFIQRALGVALLVAATGLTVRAYLRLVERARKRDGLLPPLPQGRPRVTARPLPTVLVGVIGGIVVGMTSVGSGSLVIIALMALYPGLKASELVGTDLLQAVPLVASAALGHLLFGDFQFDLTAAMLVGCVPGVWIGARISSRAPGGLIRRALAFVLLASALKLLGVPNLETGVALVATALVAPPLWMLIRRRHGFPLLARRSPPGEPPDEAADEVREQAGGNAR